One window of the Anguilla rostrata isolate EN2019 chromosome 13, ASM1855537v3, whole genome shotgun sequence genome contains the following:
- the LOC135237274 gene encoding inter-alpha-trypsin inhibitor heavy chain H3-like isoform X20, with product MLPHAVLLLCLLLASTSASPVRRDTESTQASPGKKKDLDIYSFHIKSAVSSRYAMTVITSRVANRANKSQEVLFHVELPKNAFISKFSMNMDGRVYDGVVKKKEEAQSQYTEAVSRGQSAGLISAVGRTLEEFQTSVTVAAHSKVTFELTYEELLKRRLGQYELLIKARPTQVVKDFKIEVRVFEQQGIAFLKTQGSLIAEGRSSALNTTVSEKEALVQFTPSLEQQCPSCGDAGLNGDLLLTYDVNRPQSKGEIQVSRGYFVHYFAPTGLPRIPKNVVFIIDQSGSMHGRKIEQTREALLKILGDIPEEDHFGLITFDNQVFPWKTDLVPATSDYLSAARTFVKGIMDRGSTDINEALLQGVQMLNRFKETHPQKDTASILILLTDGDPTSGVTNLKQIQTNVKEAIGKKYTLYCLGFGFDVNYEFLEKMALENEGVARRIYSDSDAALQLQGFYEEVATPLLLNIRLNYTGVSNLTQTQFAQYYNGSEIVVCGLVTDNDLEALTAEVKANTKDEAVVFRATLEDQKAMSEIMDLYIFEMYVQRLWAYLTVQQHLEKMLLLTGDEKSHMKEQALALALKYSFVTPLTSMVVTKPEGEQQVAHKPKEGKEGQGGSFLNQRISGGLSSPPMFVVQPGLPGRPLHHPGLGSRPGQKGSSGQRGLPAPPGPPAPPGLFAPQMGYLDRPDYDYGVSLMVTDDSTEDTLRAAIVMDTDGIRDTVPAPTVVSPQKFRFLLPALSSGPLTSPRPEIICFDLDVQGEPIFRLMEDRPAELVITGQVRGTGQKGFSAISLRMGQAWHMQVNTTTITLGTDQYSWTHKNSAIVDKDSVWIHHTDRLLDMRWAEVSIKILLHQEGGDYFLWPDITGSTKIFTGLIGWLQGGHVEKHTAPMSADLRIQGLVVPASRDTAVDYRILSMPTVDCWLFQYRSVLQGNLSHLMLPTL from the exons ATGCTTCCGCACGCTGTATTACTTCTCTGCCTTTTGCTGGCATCTACCTCTGCCAGTCCTGtgaggagagacacagagagcacacaggCATCTCCAGGAAAG AAAAAGGACCTTGACATCTACAGCTTCCACATCAAGTCTGCAGTCAGCAGCCGCTATGCCATGACTGTCATTACCAGCCGAGTTGCCAACCGCGCCAACAAGTCCCAGGAGGTGCTCTTCCATGTGGAGCTGCCCAAAAATGCCTTCATCAGCAAGTTTAGCAT gaataTGGATGGGCGTGTCTATGACGGGGTggtgaagaagaaggaggaggcaCAGTCACAGTACACAGAGGCTGTCTCCCGTGGTCAGAGTGCTGGGCTCATCAG TGCGGTAGGCCGGACTCTTGAGGAGTTCCAGACCTCAGTGACAGTGGCAGCCCACAGTAAAGTGACATTTGAGCTGACCTATGAGGAACTGCTAAAGCGGAGACTGGGCCAGTATGAGCTGCTTATCAAAGCCCGCCCCACTCAAGTTGTCAAAGACTTCAAG ATTGAGGTGAGAGTTTTTGAGCAGCAGGGCATCGCGTTCCTGAAAACCCAGGGCTCTCTGATCGCCGAGGGTCGGTCCAGTGCCCTGAACACCACTGTGTCAGAGAAAGAG GCATTGGTGCAGTTCACTCCCTCCCTGGAACAACAGTGCCCCAGCTGTGGGGATGCAGGACTTAATGGAGATCTGCTTCTCACCTATGATGTCAACAGGCCCCAGTCAAAGGGAGAAATACAG gTGTCTCGGGGATACTTTGTCCATTACTTTGCTCCCACTGGCCTCCCTCGCATTCCCAAAAATGTAGTGTTCATTATCGACCAGAGTGGCTCCATGCATGGCCGCAAGATAgaacag ACTCGTGAGGCACTGCTGAAGATTCTGGGAGACATACCTGAAGAGGATCATTTTGGCCTGATCACTTTTGATAATCAGGTGTTCCCCTGGAAAACTGACCTGGTCCCAGCCACCTCTGACTACCTGTCTGCTGCCCGCACCTTTGTCAAGGGCATCATGGACAGAGGCT CGACGGACATAAACGAAGCGCTGCTGCAGGGGGTGCAAATGCTGAACCGCTTCAAAGAGACCCACCCTCAAAAGGATACTGCCTCCATCCTCATACTGCTCACCGATGGAGACCCCACCTCTG GAGTGACCAACCTGAAGCAGATCCAGACCAACGTGAAGGAAGCTATCGGGAAGAAATACACACTCTACTGTCTGGGCTTCGGTTTTGACGTCAACTATGAGTTCCTGGAAAAGATGGCACTGGAGAATGAGGGTGTAGCCAGGAGAATCTACTCTGACTCAGATGCagccctgcagctgcag GGGTTCTATGAGGAAGTGGCCACACCTCTCTTGCTGAACATTCGGCTGAACTACACCGGTGTGTCCAACCTCACCCAAACCCAGTTTGCCCAGTATTACAACGGTTCCGAGATTGTGGTCTGCGGTCTGGTCACAGACAACGACTTGGAAGCACTCACAGCAGAGGTCAAGGCTAACACG AAGGATGAGGCGGTTGTATTCCGGGCCACCTTGGAGGACCAAAAGGCCATGTCTGAGATTATGGACTTATACATCTTTGAGATGTATGTCCAGAGACTGTGGGCCTATCTCACCGTGCAGCAGCACTTGGAGAAAAT GCTATTGTTGACAGGAGATGAGAAGTCTCATATGAAAGAGCAGGCCCTGGCCCTGGCTCTGAAGTACAGCTTTGTGACTCCCCTCACGTCCATGGTAGTCACCAAGCCTGAGGGTGAACAGCAGGTGGCCCACAAACCCAAGGAGGGCAAGGAGGGCCAAGGGGGATCTTTCCTCAACCAGAGAATTTCAG gcggCTTATCTTCACCTCCTATGTTCGTGGTGCAGCCAGGGTTGCCAG GACGTCCCCTGCACCACCCAG GCCTTGGAAGTCGGCCTGGCCAAAAAG GTTCATCTGGCCAACGAG GTCTGCCTGCCCCACCAG GTCCGCCTGCCCCACCAG GTTTATTTGCACCACAGATGGGCTATCTAG ACCGCCCCGATTATGACTATGGGGTTTCAC TTATGGTTACAGATGACAGTACAGAAGATACATTACGAGCAGCAATTG TTATGGATACAGATGGCATTAGAGATACAGTACCAGCACCAACTG TTGTCAGTCCCCAAAAATTCAGgttcctcctccctgccctcagCTCTGGGCCCCTCACGTCCCCCAGGCCTGAAATAATCTGCTTTGACTTGGACGTTCAAGGGGAGCCTATCTTTCGTCTGATGGAGGACAGACCTGCAG AACTCGTCATCACGGGACAGGTGAGAGGGACGGGCCAGAAGGGGTTCAGCGCCATCTCTCTTCGCATGGGCCAGGCCTGGCACATGCAGGTCAACACCACTACCATCACACTTGGCACGGACCAATACTCCTGGACCCATAAAAACTCTGCCATTGTTGATAAGGACAG TGTATGGATCCATCACACGGACAGGCTGCTGGACATGCGTTGGGCAGAGGTGTCCATCAAAATCCTGCTCCACCAAGAGGGAGGGGATTACTTCTTGTGGCCAGACATCACTGGATCTACTAAAATTTTTACTGGGCTGATAG GATGGCTCCAAGGTGGTCATGTAGAAAAGCATACAGCCCCTATGTCAGCTGATCTCCGCATCCAAGGACTAGTGGTGCCAGCATCCAG GGACACTGCTGTGGACTATAGAATCCTCTCCATGCCCACTGTGGACTGCTGGCTGTTCCAATATCGATCAGTCCTCCAGGGGAACCTGAGTCACCTTATGCTACCCACACTTTAG
- the LOC135237274 gene encoding inter-alpha-trypsin inhibitor heavy chain H3-like isoform X19: MLPHAVLLLCLLLASTSASPVRRDTESTQASPGKKKDLDIYSFHIKSAVSSRYAMTVITSRVANRANKSQEVLFHVELPKNAFISKFSMNMDGRVYDGVVKKKEEAQSQYTEAVSRGQSAGLISAVGRTLEEFQTSVTVAAHSKVTFELTYEELLKRRLGQYELLIKARPTQVVKDFKIEVRVFEQQGIAFLKTQGSLIAEGRSSALNTTVSEKEALVQFTPSLEQQCPSCGDAGLNGDLLLTYDVNRPQSKGEIQVSRGYFVHYFAPTGLPRIPKNVVFIIDQSGSMHGRKIEQTREALLKILGDIPEEDHFGLITFDNQVFPWKTDLVPATSDYLSAARTFVKGIMDRGSTDINEALLQGVQMLNRFKETHPQKDTASILILLTDGDPTSGVTNLKQIQTNVKEAIGKKYTLYCLGFGFDVNYEFLEKMALENEGVARRIYSDSDAALQLQGFYEEVATPLLLNIRLNYTGVSNLTQTQFAQYYNGSEIVVCGLVTDNDLEALTAEVKANTKDEAVVFRATLEDQKAMSEIMDLYIFEMYVQRLWAYLTVQQHLEKMLLLTGDEKSHMKEQALALALKYSFVTPLTSMVVTKPEGEQQVAHKPKEGKEGQGGSFLNQRISGGLSSPPMFVVQPGLPGPIGSHHAYLGRPLHHPGLGSRPGQKGSSGQRGLPAPPGPPAPPDRPDYDYGVSLMVTDDSTEDTLRAAIVMDTDGIRDTVPAPTVVSPQKFRFLLPALSSGPLTSPRPEIICFDLDVQGEPIFRLMEDRPAELVITGQVRGTGQKGFSAISLRMGQAWHMQVNTTTITLGTDQYSWTHKNSAIVDKDSVWIHHTDRLLDMRWAEVSIKILLHQEGGDYFLWPDITGSTKIFTGLIGWLQGGHVEKHTAPMSADLRIQGLVVPASRDTAVDYRILSMPTVDCWLFQYRSVLQGNLSHLMLPTL, from the exons ATGCTTCCGCACGCTGTATTACTTCTCTGCCTTTTGCTGGCATCTACCTCTGCCAGTCCTGtgaggagagacacagagagcacacaggCATCTCCAGGAAAG AAAAAGGACCTTGACATCTACAGCTTCCACATCAAGTCTGCAGTCAGCAGCCGCTATGCCATGACTGTCATTACCAGCCGAGTTGCCAACCGCGCCAACAAGTCCCAGGAGGTGCTCTTCCATGTGGAGCTGCCCAAAAATGCCTTCATCAGCAAGTTTAGCAT gaataTGGATGGGCGTGTCTATGACGGGGTggtgaagaagaaggaggaggcaCAGTCACAGTACACAGAGGCTGTCTCCCGTGGTCAGAGTGCTGGGCTCATCAG TGCGGTAGGCCGGACTCTTGAGGAGTTCCAGACCTCAGTGACAGTGGCAGCCCACAGTAAAGTGACATTTGAGCTGACCTATGAGGAACTGCTAAAGCGGAGACTGGGCCAGTATGAGCTGCTTATCAAAGCCCGCCCCACTCAAGTTGTCAAAGACTTCAAG ATTGAGGTGAGAGTTTTTGAGCAGCAGGGCATCGCGTTCCTGAAAACCCAGGGCTCTCTGATCGCCGAGGGTCGGTCCAGTGCCCTGAACACCACTGTGTCAGAGAAAGAG GCATTGGTGCAGTTCACTCCCTCCCTGGAACAACAGTGCCCCAGCTGTGGGGATGCAGGACTTAATGGAGATCTGCTTCTCACCTATGATGTCAACAGGCCCCAGTCAAAGGGAGAAATACAG gTGTCTCGGGGATACTTTGTCCATTACTTTGCTCCCACTGGCCTCCCTCGCATTCCCAAAAATGTAGTGTTCATTATCGACCAGAGTGGCTCCATGCATGGCCGCAAGATAgaacag ACTCGTGAGGCACTGCTGAAGATTCTGGGAGACATACCTGAAGAGGATCATTTTGGCCTGATCACTTTTGATAATCAGGTGTTCCCCTGGAAAACTGACCTGGTCCCAGCCACCTCTGACTACCTGTCTGCTGCCCGCACCTTTGTCAAGGGCATCATGGACAGAGGCT CGACGGACATAAACGAAGCGCTGCTGCAGGGGGTGCAAATGCTGAACCGCTTCAAAGAGACCCACCCTCAAAAGGATACTGCCTCCATCCTCATACTGCTCACCGATGGAGACCCCACCTCTG GAGTGACCAACCTGAAGCAGATCCAGACCAACGTGAAGGAAGCTATCGGGAAGAAATACACACTCTACTGTCTGGGCTTCGGTTTTGACGTCAACTATGAGTTCCTGGAAAAGATGGCACTGGAGAATGAGGGTGTAGCCAGGAGAATCTACTCTGACTCAGATGCagccctgcagctgcag GGGTTCTATGAGGAAGTGGCCACACCTCTCTTGCTGAACATTCGGCTGAACTACACCGGTGTGTCCAACCTCACCCAAACCCAGTTTGCCCAGTATTACAACGGTTCCGAGATTGTGGTCTGCGGTCTGGTCACAGACAACGACTTGGAAGCACTCACAGCAGAGGTCAAGGCTAACACG AAGGATGAGGCGGTTGTATTCCGGGCCACCTTGGAGGACCAAAAGGCCATGTCTGAGATTATGGACTTATACATCTTTGAGATGTATGTCCAGAGACTGTGGGCCTATCTCACCGTGCAGCAGCACTTGGAGAAAAT GCTATTGTTGACAGGAGATGAGAAGTCTCATATGAAAGAGCAGGCCCTGGCCCTGGCTCTGAAGTACAGCTTTGTGACTCCCCTCACGTCCATGGTAGTCACCAAGCCTGAGGGTGAACAGCAGGTGGCCCACAAACCCAAGGAGGGCAAGGAGGGCCAAGGGGGATCTTTCCTCAACCAGAGAATTTCAG gcggCTTATCTTCACCTCCTATGTTCGTGGTGCAGCCAGGGTTGCCAG GCCCAATTGGATCTCACCACGCCTATCTAG GACGTCCCCTGCACCACCCAG GCCTTGGAAGTCGGCCTGGCCAAAAAG GTTCATCTGGCCAACGAG GTCTGCCTGCCCCACCAG GTCCGCCTGCCCCACCAG ACCGCCCCGATTATGACTATGGGGTTTCAC TTATGGTTACAGATGACAGTACAGAAGATACATTACGAGCAGCAATTG TTATGGATACAGATGGCATTAGAGATACAGTACCAGCACCAACTG TTGTCAGTCCCCAAAAATTCAGgttcctcctccctgccctcagCTCTGGGCCCCTCACGTCCCCCAGGCCTGAAATAATCTGCTTTGACTTGGACGTTCAAGGGGAGCCTATCTTTCGTCTGATGGAGGACAGACCTGCAG AACTCGTCATCACGGGACAGGTGAGAGGGACGGGCCAGAAGGGGTTCAGCGCCATCTCTCTTCGCATGGGCCAGGCCTGGCACATGCAGGTCAACACCACTACCATCACACTTGGCACGGACCAATACTCCTGGACCCATAAAAACTCTGCCATTGTTGATAAGGACAG TGTATGGATCCATCACACGGACAGGCTGCTGGACATGCGTTGGGCAGAGGTGTCCATCAAAATCCTGCTCCACCAAGAGGGAGGGGATTACTTCTTGTGGCCAGACATCACTGGATCTACTAAAATTTTTACTGGGCTGATAG GATGGCTCCAAGGTGGTCATGTAGAAAAGCATACAGCCCCTATGTCAGCTGATCTCCGCATCCAAGGACTAGTGGTGCCAGCATCCAG GGACACTGCTGTGGACTATAGAATCCTCTCCATGCCCACTGTGGACTGCTGGCTGTTCCAATATCGATCAGTCCTCCAGGGGAACCTGAGTCACCTTATGCTACCCACACTTTAG
- the LOC135237274 gene encoding inter-alpha-trypsin inhibitor heavy chain H3-like isoform X25 produces the protein MLPHAVLLLCLLLASTSASPVRRDTESTQASPGKKKDLDIYSFHIKSAVSSRYAMTVITSRVANRANKSQEVLFHVELPKNAFISKFSMNMDGRVYDGVVKKKEEAQSQYTEAVSRGQSAGLISAVGRTLEEFQTSVTVAAHSKVTFELTYEELLKRRLGQYELLIKARPTQVVKDFKIEVRVFEQQGIAFLKTQGSLIAEGRSSALNTTVSEKEALVQFTPSLEQQCPSCGDAGLNGDLLLTYDVNRPQSKGEIQVSRGYFVHYFAPTGLPRIPKNVVFIIDQSGSMHGRKIEQTREALLKILGDIPEEDHFGLITFDNQVFPWKTDLVPATSDYLSAARTFVKGIMDRGSTDINEALLQGVQMLNRFKETHPQKDTASILILLTDGDPTSGVTNLKQIQTNVKEAIGKKYTLYCLGFGFDVNYEFLEKMALENEGVARRIYSDSDAALQLQGFYEEVATPLLLNIRLNYTGVSNLTQTQFAQYYNGSEIVVCGLVTDNDLEALTAEVKANTKDEAVVFRATLEDQKAMSEIMDLYIFEMYVQRLWAYLTVQQHLEKMLLLTGDEKSHMKEQALALALKYSFVTPLTSMVVTKPEGEQQVAHKPKEGKEGQGGSFLNQRISGGLSSPPMFVVQPGLPGRPLHHPGLGSRPGQKGSSGQRVFIGLSAPPGPPAPPDRPDYDYGVSLMVTDDSTEDTLRAAIVMDTDGIRDTVPAPTVVSPQKFRFLLPALSSGPLTSPRPEIICFDLDVQGEPIFRLMEDRPAELVITGQVRGTGQKGFSAISLRMGQAWHMQVNTTTITLGTDQYSWTHKNSAIVDKDSVWIHHTDRLLDMRWAEVSIKILLHQEGGDYFLWPDITGSTKIFTGLIGWLQGGHVEKHTAPMSADLRIQGLVVPASRDTAVDYRILSMPTVDCWLFQYRSVLQGNLSHLMLPTL, from the exons ATGCTTCCGCACGCTGTATTACTTCTCTGCCTTTTGCTGGCATCTACCTCTGCCAGTCCTGtgaggagagacacagagagcacacaggCATCTCCAGGAAAG AAAAAGGACCTTGACATCTACAGCTTCCACATCAAGTCTGCAGTCAGCAGCCGCTATGCCATGACTGTCATTACCAGCCGAGTTGCCAACCGCGCCAACAAGTCCCAGGAGGTGCTCTTCCATGTGGAGCTGCCCAAAAATGCCTTCATCAGCAAGTTTAGCAT gaataTGGATGGGCGTGTCTATGACGGGGTggtgaagaagaaggaggaggcaCAGTCACAGTACACAGAGGCTGTCTCCCGTGGTCAGAGTGCTGGGCTCATCAG TGCGGTAGGCCGGACTCTTGAGGAGTTCCAGACCTCAGTGACAGTGGCAGCCCACAGTAAAGTGACATTTGAGCTGACCTATGAGGAACTGCTAAAGCGGAGACTGGGCCAGTATGAGCTGCTTATCAAAGCCCGCCCCACTCAAGTTGTCAAAGACTTCAAG ATTGAGGTGAGAGTTTTTGAGCAGCAGGGCATCGCGTTCCTGAAAACCCAGGGCTCTCTGATCGCCGAGGGTCGGTCCAGTGCCCTGAACACCACTGTGTCAGAGAAAGAG GCATTGGTGCAGTTCACTCCCTCCCTGGAACAACAGTGCCCCAGCTGTGGGGATGCAGGACTTAATGGAGATCTGCTTCTCACCTATGATGTCAACAGGCCCCAGTCAAAGGGAGAAATACAG gTGTCTCGGGGATACTTTGTCCATTACTTTGCTCCCACTGGCCTCCCTCGCATTCCCAAAAATGTAGTGTTCATTATCGACCAGAGTGGCTCCATGCATGGCCGCAAGATAgaacag ACTCGTGAGGCACTGCTGAAGATTCTGGGAGACATACCTGAAGAGGATCATTTTGGCCTGATCACTTTTGATAATCAGGTGTTCCCCTGGAAAACTGACCTGGTCCCAGCCACCTCTGACTACCTGTCTGCTGCCCGCACCTTTGTCAAGGGCATCATGGACAGAGGCT CGACGGACATAAACGAAGCGCTGCTGCAGGGGGTGCAAATGCTGAACCGCTTCAAAGAGACCCACCCTCAAAAGGATACTGCCTCCATCCTCATACTGCTCACCGATGGAGACCCCACCTCTG GAGTGACCAACCTGAAGCAGATCCAGACCAACGTGAAGGAAGCTATCGGGAAGAAATACACACTCTACTGTCTGGGCTTCGGTTTTGACGTCAACTATGAGTTCCTGGAAAAGATGGCACTGGAGAATGAGGGTGTAGCCAGGAGAATCTACTCTGACTCAGATGCagccctgcagctgcag GGGTTCTATGAGGAAGTGGCCACACCTCTCTTGCTGAACATTCGGCTGAACTACACCGGTGTGTCCAACCTCACCCAAACCCAGTTTGCCCAGTATTACAACGGTTCCGAGATTGTGGTCTGCGGTCTGGTCACAGACAACGACTTGGAAGCACTCACAGCAGAGGTCAAGGCTAACACG AAGGATGAGGCGGTTGTATTCCGGGCCACCTTGGAGGACCAAAAGGCCATGTCTGAGATTATGGACTTATACATCTTTGAGATGTATGTCCAGAGACTGTGGGCCTATCTCACCGTGCAGCAGCACTTGGAGAAAAT GCTATTGTTGACAGGAGATGAGAAGTCTCATATGAAAGAGCAGGCCCTGGCCCTGGCTCTGAAGTACAGCTTTGTGACTCCCCTCACGTCCATGGTAGTCACCAAGCCTGAGGGTGAACAGCAGGTGGCCCACAAACCCAAGGAGGGCAAGGAGGGCCAAGGGGGATCTTTCCTCAACCAGAGAATTTCAG gcggCTTATCTTCACCTCCTATGTTCGTGGTGCAGCCAGGGTTGCCAG GACGTCCCCTGCACCACCCAG GCCTTGGAAGTCGGCCTGGCCAAAAAG GTTCATCTGGCCAACGAG TTTTTATAGGTCTGTCTGCCCCACCAG GTCCGCCTGCCCCACCAG ACCGCCCCGATTATGACTATGGGGTTTCAC TTATGGTTACAGATGACAGTACAGAAGATACATTACGAGCAGCAATTG TTATGGATACAGATGGCATTAGAGATACAGTACCAGCACCAACTG TTGTCAGTCCCCAAAAATTCAGgttcctcctccctgccctcagCTCTGGGCCCCTCACGTCCCCCAGGCCTGAAATAATCTGCTTTGACTTGGACGTTCAAGGGGAGCCTATCTTTCGTCTGATGGAGGACAGACCTGCAG AACTCGTCATCACGGGACAGGTGAGAGGGACGGGCCAGAAGGGGTTCAGCGCCATCTCTCTTCGCATGGGCCAGGCCTGGCACATGCAGGTCAACACCACTACCATCACACTTGGCACGGACCAATACTCCTGGACCCATAAAAACTCTGCCATTGTTGATAAGGACAG TGTATGGATCCATCACACGGACAGGCTGCTGGACATGCGTTGGGCAGAGGTGTCCATCAAAATCCTGCTCCACCAAGAGGGAGGGGATTACTTCTTGTGGCCAGACATCACTGGATCTACTAAAATTTTTACTGGGCTGATAG GATGGCTCCAAGGTGGTCATGTAGAAAAGCATACAGCCCCTATGTCAGCTGATCTCCGCATCCAAGGACTAGTGGTGCCAGCATCCAG GGACACTGCTGTGGACTATAGAATCCTCTCCATGCCCACTGTGGACTGCTGGCTGTTCCAATATCGATCAGTCCTCCAGGGGAACCTGAGTCACCTTATGCTACCCACACTTTAG